One window of the Rosa rugosa chromosome 3, drRosRugo1.1, whole genome shotgun sequence genome contains the following:
- the LOC133738222 gene encoding uncharacterized protein LOC133738222, which translates to MDSARQWFQKLQPRDKVRSYGRKKDTAGGDDGSNTDDEALSSVTKQKAAAAKQYIENHYKEQMKNLHERRERRNMLEKKLADADVSEEDQNNLLKFLEKKETEYMRLQRHKMGVDDFELLTMIGKGAFGEVRVCREKTTGSVYAMKKLKKSEMLRRGQVEHVKAERNLLAEVDSNCIVKLYCSFQDDDYLYLIMEYLPGGDMMTLLMRKDILTEDEARFYVAETVLAIESIHKHNYIHRDIKPDNLLLDRYGHLRLSDFGLCKPLDCSTIHEDFSINNANDSGHNDERPAAPKRTQQEQLQHWQKNRRMLAYSTVGTPDYIAPEVLVKKGYGMECDWWSLGAIMYEMLVGYPPFYSDDPMSTCRKIVNWKTHLKFPEEAKLSPEAKDLISKLLCHVNQRLGTNGASEIKVHPWFEGTEWEKLYQMDAAFIPEVNDDLDTQNFEKFEEADNQAQSSAKTGPWRKMLSSKDINFVGYTYKNFEIVNDYQVPGMASLKKKTNTSKRPSVKTLFDAESESSESSDTPGSEQPVKGSFLNMLPPELEVSERRSDST; encoded by the exons ATGGATTCGGCAAGGCAATGGTTCCAGAAGCTTCAGCCGCGCGATAAAGTGAGGAGCTACGGCAGGAAGAAGGACACCGCCGGCGGCGACGACGGCTCCAATACCGACGATGAAGCGCTTTCTAGTGTCACCAAGCAGAAGGCCGCCGCGGCCAAGCAGTACATTGAGAACCAttacaaggagcagatgaagaATCTCCATGAGAGGAGAGAAAG ACGAAATATGTTGGAGAAGAAGCTGGCTGATGCTGATGTGTCTGAGGAGGATCAGAACAACCTTCTTAAGTTCTTGGAGAAGAAAGAAACCGAATACATGCGGCTTCAGAGGCATAAAATGGGTGTCGATGATTTTGAGTTGCTGACTATGATTGGCAAGGGTGCATTTGGTGAG GTTCGTGTCTGCAGGGAAAAGACAACAGGTTCTGTATATGCCATGAAAAAGCTTAAGAAATCAGAAATGCTTCGTAGAGGCCAG GTTGAGCATGTAAAAGCTGAAAGGAATCTGCTTGCTGAGGTGGACAGCAATTGCATTGTCAAGCTCTATTGTTCTTTTCAAGACGATGACTATCTTTATCTTATAATGGAATACTTACCCGGAGGAGATATGATGACTTTACTTATGAGAAAGGATATTTTGACCGAAGATGAGGCTAGATTTTATGTCGCTGAAACAGTTTTGGCTATTGAGTCTATCCATAAACACAATTATATTCATAG GGATATTAAGCCTGATAATTTACTACTCGATAGATATGGACACTTGAGACTGTCAGATTTTGGATTATGCAAACCTTTAGACTGCAGTACAATTCATGAAGACTTTTCAATAAATAATGCCAATGATTCTGGACACAATGATGAACGTCCTGCAGCTCCAAAACGCACACAACAAGAGCAACTGCAACATTGGCAGAAGAATAGGAGAATGCTT GCTTATTCAACTGTTGGTACACCTGATTATATTGCTCCAGAAGTTCTAGTGAAAAAAGGCTATGGAATGGAATGTGATTG GTGGTCACTTGGGGCAATTATGTATGAAATGCTAGTCGGTTACCCGCCCTTCTATTCTGATGATCCAATGTCAACATGCAGGAAG ATAGTAAACTGGAAAACTCATTTGAAATTTCCAGAAGAAGCAAAGCTATCTCCAGAGGCAAAAGATCTTATTAGTAAACTCTTGTGTCATGTCAACCAAAGGTTGGGAACAAATGGCGCAAGTGAAATAAAG GTTCATCCTTGGTTTGAAGGTACTGAATGGGAAAAGCTTTATCAAATGGATGCTGCATTTATTCCTGAGGTCAATGATGATCTGGATactcaaaattttgaaaagtttgAAGAG GCTGACAACCAAGCTCAGTCTTCAGCCAAAACCGGTCCCTGGAGAAAG ATGCTCTCCTCCAAGGACATCAATTTTGTGGGCTACACATATAAAAACTTTGAAATCGTTAATGATTATCAAGTACCTGGGATgg CCTcgttgaagaagaagactaaCACATCAAAACGGCCATCCGTAAAAACTCTTTTTG ATGCTGAGTCAGAGTCATCGGAGTCATCTGACACACCTGGAAGTGAACAACCTGTGAAAGGCAGCTTTTTGAACATGTTGCCTCCCGAATTAGAAGTATCTGAACGCCGGAGTGACTCTACCTAA
- the LOC133740273 gene encoding ABC transporter I family member 19-like produces MAEQEAETSSGIRVSGMQFAYDAQPPLFYDFSLNIAPGSRCLLVGANGSGKTTLLKILAGKQMVGGRDVVRVLNGSAFHDTHLVCSGDLAYLGGSWSKTVGCAGELPLQGDFSAEHMIFGVEGTDPVRREKLIELLDIDLKWRMHKVSDGQRRRVQICMGLLHPFKVLLLDEVTVDLDVVARMDLLDFFKEECEQRGATIVYATHIFDGLETWATHLAYIQDGELKRAQKLLEVEELKSSVNLLSVVESWLRAETKQVKKKPKNPAQTSSPFGMSSRHMAYYR; encoded by the exons ATGGCGGAACAAGAAGCAGAGACCTCGAGCGGTATCAGAGTCAGTGGCATGCAATTCGCATACGACGCGCAACCGCCGCTCTTCTACGACTTCAGCCTCAACATTGCTCCCGGATCGCGGTGCCTTCTCGTCGGCGCCAACGGATCCG GGAAGACTACTCTGCTGAAGATTTTGGCGGGGAAGCAAATGGTGGGAGGGAGGGATGTGGTGCGGGTGTTGAATGGTTCGGCTTTTCATGACACTCATTTGGTTTGTAGCGGCGACTTGGCCTATTTGGGAGGCTCCTGGAGCAAAACTGTTGGCTGTGCT GGAGAGCTACCGCTCCAAGGAGACTTCTCTGCTGAACACATGATATTTGGAG TGGAAGGAACTGATCCGGTTAGGAGAGAAAAGTTGATTGAGCTGCTTGATATAGATCTGAAGTGGAGAATGCATAAAGTATCTGATGGGCAGCGACGCCGAGTGCAAATCTGCATGGGACTTCTTCATCCTTTCAAG GTTCTCTTGCTTGATGAGGTAACAGTCGACTTGGATGTTGTTGCTAGGATGGACTTATTGGATTTCTTCAAGGAAGAATGTGAGCAG AGAGGAGCTACAATTGTATACGCAACTCATATCTTTGATGGCTTGGAAACATGGGCAACCCATTTAGCTTACATCCAAGATGGCGAGCTAAAGAGGGCTCAGAAGTTATTGGAGGTTGAAGAGTTGAAGAGTTCAGTCAATCTGCTTTCTGTTGTGGAGTCCTGGCTTCGTGCTGAAACCAAGCAGGTGAAAAAGAAACCCAAAAATCCTGCCCAAACGTCATCTCCTTTTGGTATGTCGTCAAGACACATGGCGTATTACCGCTGA